A genomic region of Paroedura picta isolate Pp20150507F chromosome 4, Ppicta_v3.0, whole genome shotgun sequence contains the following coding sequences:
- the CIMIP3 gene encoding ciliary microtubule inner protein 3 translates to MTGKDDHRADHHTAGVPYSEAPKPGPEDLRGPPQARGSEGSRTTVSLSSPGEPARLRLTPSPSHNDPAGLARQGRAAPARPGARAPGRADHHAPRRRAHPLRPLRRHFLGRLGATREEEQPGDAAGRTPSETQTSLKARKFIHAFKMSKEVKASPQSLAETPKKVHLGAQGYKMEQALVSTFVPVVIHPGGYKPESLKFAFYNPNYTNSYTPFYTLQKPTCGYRYSPDTDHKKKVMDVDRANIVKWRTIVKKKPGLVPASSK, encoded by the exons ATGACGGGAAAGGACGACCACCGTGCTGACCACCACACAGCTGGTGTGCCATACAGCGAGGCACCTAAG CCGGGCCCTGAGGACCTCCGAGGACCTCCGCAGGCACGTGGAAGCGAAGGGTCTCGGACGACGGTCTCGCTCTCCAGCCCGGGGGAGCCGGCGCGCCTCCGCCTGACGCCTTCCCCCAGTCACAATGACCCCGCCGGCCTCGCAAgacagggccgcgccgcgcccgcccgccccgggGCCAGAGCACCCGGCCGCGCAGACCACCATGCCCCCAGGCGCCGCGCTCATCCCCTGCGGCCCCTCCGGCGGCACTTTCTCGGGCGCTTAGGAGCCACGCGGGAGGAGGAGCAGCCGGGTGACGCCGCAGGGAGGACTCCCTCGGAG ACACAAACATCTCTGAAAGCTCGAAAGTTCATCCATGCCTTCAAGATGTCAAAAGAGGTCAAAGCATCACCACAGTCACTCGCTGAGACACCAAAGAAGGTGCACCTTGGAGCTCAAGGCTACAAGATGGAACAGGCTTTAGTCTCTACATTTGTTCCTGTCGTCATACACCCTGGGGGATACAAGCCTGAGTCTCTCAAGTTTGCTTTCTACAATCCTAACTACACCAACTCATACACTCCTTTTTACACCTTGCAAAAACCTACCTGTGGTTATCGGTATTCCCCGGACACAGATCATAAGAAGAAGGTGATGGATGTTGACAGGGCAAACATTGTGAAGTGGAGGACCATTGTGAAGAAAAAACCAGGTCTAGTTCCAGCATCCTCAAAATAA